A single region of the Clupea harengus unplaced genomic scaffold, Ch_v2.0.2, whole genome shotgun sequence genome encodes:
- the zgc:56235 gene encoding voltage-dependent anion-selective channel protein 2-like isoform X2 — protein MAVPPSYSDLGKAAKDIFSKGYGFGIVKLDLKTKSQNGVEFNTSGSTNTDTGKAGGNLETKYKMKEIGLSLTQKWNTDNTLGTEVAVEDQLAQGLKVALDTSFVPNTGKKSGKLKSSYKRDFINLACDLDFEGPIVHSSAVLGYEGWLAAYQMAFDTAKSKMVQNNFALGFKAKDFQLHTNVNDGTEFGGSIYQKVNDQLETAVTLAWTAGSNNTRFGIAAKYQLDKDASVSAKVNNASLIGVGYTQSLRPGVKLTLSALVDGKNFNSGGHKVGMGFELEA, from the exons ATGGCTGTACCTCCCTCATACTCAGACTTGGGCAAAGCTGCCAAGGATATCTTCAGCAAGGGCTATG GTTTTGGCATTGTGAAGCTGGATTTGAAAACCAAATCCCAAAATGGAGTG GAGTTCAACACTTCTGGCTCCACCAACACTGACACAGGCAAGGCCGGGGGCAACCTGGAGACCAAATACAAGATGAAGGAGATCGGCTTGTCCTTAACGCAGAAATGGAACACGGACAACACCCTTGGCACTGAGGTGGCTGTTGAAGACCAG CTGGCACAGGGGCTGAAAGTAGCCCTCGACACCTCCTTCGTCCCAAACACAGG GAAGAAGAGCGGCAAGCTGAAGTCCAGCTACAAGCGTGACTTCATCAACCTGGCCTGTGACCTCGACTTTGAGGGTCCCATAGTTCACTCCTCCGCCGTCCTGGGCTACgagggctggctggctgcctATCAGATGGCCTTCGACACGGCCAAGTCCAAAATGGTCCAGAACAACTTTGCTCTTGGCTTCAAGGCCAAAGACTTCCAGCTTCACACCAACGT GAATGATGGAACAGAGTTTGGTGGCTCTATTTACCAGAAGGTAAATGATCAGTTGGAGACTGCTGTTACCCTGGCTTGGACCGCAGGCAGCAACAACACACGATTTGGTATTGCTGCCAAATACCAGCTGGACAAGgatgcctctgtctct GCCAAAGTGAACAATGCTAGTCTCATTGGAGTTGGCTATACTCAGAGCCTGCGGCCAg GAGtgaaactcactctctctgcgcTAGTCGATGGCAAGAATTTCAACTCGGGAGGCCACAAGGTTGGCATGGGATTCGAACTGGAGGCATAG
- the zgc:56235 gene encoding voltage-dependent anion-selective channel protein 2-like isoform X1, producing the protein MAVPPSYSDLGKAAKDIFSKGYGFGIVKLDLKTKSQNGVMEFNTSGSTNTDTGKAGGNLETKYKMKEIGLSLTQKWNTDNTLGTEVAVEDQLAQGLKVALDTSFVPNTGKKSGKLKSSYKRDFINLACDLDFEGPIVHSSAVLGYEGWLAAYQMAFDTAKSKMVQNNFALGFKAKDFQLHTNVNDGTEFGGSIYQKVNDQLETAVTLAWTAGSNNTRFGIAAKYQLDKDASVSAKVNNASLIGVGYTQSLRPGVKLTLSALVDGKNFNSGGHKVGMGFELEA; encoded by the exons ATGGCTGTACCTCCCTCATACTCAGACTTGGGCAAAGCTGCCAAGGATATCTTCAGCAAGGGCTATG GTTTTGGCATTGTGAAGCTGGATTTGAAAACCAAATCCCAAAATGGAGTG ATG GAGTTCAACACTTCTGGCTCCACCAACACTGACACAGGCAAGGCCGGGGGCAACCTGGAGACCAAATACAAGATGAAGGAGATCGGCTTGTCCTTAACGCAGAAATGGAACACGGACAACACCCTTGGCACTGAGGTGGCTGTTGAAGACCAG CTGGCACAGGGGCTGAAAGTAGCCCTCGACACCTCCTTCGTCCCAAACACAGG GAAGAAGAGCGGCAAGCTGAAGTCCAGCTACAAGCGTGACTTCATCAACCTGGCCTGTGACCTCGACTTTGAGGGTCCCATAGTTCACTCCTCCGCCGTCCTGGGCTACgagggctggctggctgcctATCAGATGGCCTTCGACACGGCCAAGTCCAAAATGGTCCAGAACAACTTTGCTCTTGGCTTCAAGGCCAAAGACTTCCAGCTTCACACCAACGT GAATGATGGAACAGAGTTTGGTGGCTCTATTTACCAGAAGGTAAATGATCAGTTGGAGACTGCTGTTACCCTGGCTTGGACCGCAGGCAGCAACAACACACGATTTGGTATTGCTGCCAAATACCAGCTGGACAAGgatgcctctgtctct GCCAAAGTGAACAATGCTAGTCTCATTGGAGTTGGCTATACTCAGAGCCTGCGGCCAg GAGtgaaactcactctctctgcgcTAGTCGATGGCAAGAATTTCAACTCGGGAGGCCACAAGGTTGGCATGGGATTCGAACTGGAGGCATAG